One Fusarium poae strain DAOMC 252244 chromosome 4, whole genome shotgun sequence DNA window includes the following coding sequences:
- the FSA7 gene encoding MFS transporter fsa7 (TransMembrane:12 (i72-92o112-131i138-159o165-186i198-216o228-248i297-322o342-361i381-400o406-425i430-450o470-493i)) — MATTGSAVAAPDDSQLEAGGGNNGISVGGAFEKPSSSTGTMVDEPADPNIVDWDGPDDPKHPLNWPKTQKNIHLVIVSLFTLAANLAATMFAPGAEELATEFKITNSTVTAMTVSLYVLGFALGPLLLAPLSELYGRLIIYYGCNFVYVAFTIGCAFSTNVAMFLVFRIICGCAASGPMSIGGGTVADLFPQEERGRAMALFTVGPLLGPVIGPIIGGFVSENVGWRWTFRIILIFSGLIGVATVVLMRETNYTILLQKKAKKARMETGNDKLVPKLTRNETPKQMLARAIVRPLKLLIFSPIVLLISFYTGILFGLIFLLFTTFPSVFQDVYGFSPGTAGLAYLGLGIGMVLGLVIFSVLSDKMLKQKSGAARPEDRLILMKWLGPITPLGLFIYGWAAKYGVHWIVPIMGTFIVGFGSLFVVIPGQIYLVDAFGAEAAASAMAANLLVRSPFGAFLDLTASPLYDSLGLGWGNSVLGFICLLFTPVPWLFYTYGERMRTHFVVDL; from the exons ATGGCGACAACAGGTTCAGCTGTTGCGGCTCCGGATGATTCCCAGCTAGAGGCTGGAGGAGGAAACAATGGCATCAGTGTTGGCGGTGCATTCGAGAAGCCTTCGTCTTCCACTGGTACAATGGTCGATGAGCCtgcagacccaaatattgttGATTGGGATGGCCCTGATGATCCCAAGCATCCACTCAATTGGCCCAAGACTCAGAAAAACATTCACCTAGTCATTGTCAGTTTATTCACTCTTGCAGC CAATCTTGCTGCCACCATGTTCGCACCTGGAGCAGAAGAGCTGGCCACAGAGTTCAAAATCACAAACTCCACCGTCACAGCCATGACAGTCAGCCTGTATGTGCTAGGCTTCGCTCTTGGTCCACTTCTTCTCGCACCTCTGTCAGAGCTTTATGGCCGTCTTATAATCTACTATGGCTGCAATTTCGTCTACGTTGCATTCACCATCGGCTGTGCTTTCAGTACAAATGTCGCCATGTTCCTAGTCTTCCGAATCATATGCGGCTGTGCAGCCTCTGGTCCGATGAGTATCGGAGGTGGCACAGTAGCAGACTTGTTTCCACAAGAGGAGCGTGGTAGAGCAATGGCTCTCTTCACCGTGGGACCTTTACTCGGCCCT GTGATTGGTCCTATTATAGGAGGCTTTGTGTCTGAGAATGTTGGCTGGCGATGGACATTCCGCATTATCCTAATATTT TCAGGATTAATTGGAGTTGCGACGGTGGTGTTGATGCGCGAAACAAATTACACAATACTTCTCCAAAAGAAAGCTAAAAAAGCTCGAATGGAGACGGGAAACGATAAACTTGTCCCAAAGTTGACCCGAAATGAGACACCAAAACAAATGCTTGCTCGAGCCATCGTCCGCCCACTCAAGCTTCTCATATTTTCACCCATCGTTTTACTCATTTCCTTCTACACTGGTATCCTCTTTGGCCTAATCTTCTTACTCTTTACCACTTTCCCTTCCGTCTTCCAGGATGTATACGGCTTCAGCCCCGGCACCGCTGGACTGGCATATCTTGGCCTGGGTATCGGCATGGTACTGGGTCTGGTTATATTTTCTGTTCTCAGCGATAAGATGCTCAAGCAAAAGAGTGGTGCGGCCAGACCCGAAGATCGTCTTATTCTCATGAAGTGGTTAGGTCCAATTACGCCATTGGGCCTTTTCATATATGGCTGGGCGGCCAAGTACGGCGTCCACTGGATTGTACCAATCATGGGCACATTCATTGTTGGATTCGGTTCTCTCTTTGTGGTTATTCCTGGACAGATCTACCTCGTGGATGCTTTTGGGGCGGAGGCTGCTGCTTCGGCAATGGCTGCCAACCTTTTGGTTAGGTCTCCCTTTGGTGCATTCCTAGATCTCACGGCATCACCATTATATGACAGCCTTGGACTCGGCTGGGGTAACAGCGTTCTTGGATTTATCTGTCTTTTGTTTACGCCAGTCCCATGGCTCTTTTACACTTATGGAGAAAGAATGAGAACTCACTTTGTGGTGGACCTGTGA